ACATGGGCCATTCCTATGCTGGTCCTGAGATGCGCACGCTGGTCATCCTGCGCCGAGTTCCCCGACGAGGCCCAACTCCAGTTGAATGAGGCACCGGATGTtcagcaggagcagcagcagcgtcAGGAACAGCATCAGTTGTACCTTTGAGATTTGGTAGGTGGCGCACAAGCTCGCCAGCAGATCGACAGGCATCACCATCTTTATGTATGATTTCAAGCTCGACGTTCGCATCACGTAGGAAGTCCAGGCCACAGCAGCAACCAGAAGATGAGGTCTTGTCCAGTTTGCGCGTTCCTTCCTTGTCCTCAGAATCACCTGGGAACTGTGGGCAATGAACACAAAAGATGTGAGATCGATAATGCATGAACTATGTTGCATTGGTTGGTTACATAAGGAGCTAGAAAACCAAGCTACAGTGTACCTTGCAGTGCCGCAAAGTGACCTTCTCTAGATTAGGTGAACCCCAATGAAAGAATCGCAATATGCGGAAGTCGTCACTGAGATCACAGTCGTCCAGCAGCAAGTTCCTCAGGTTCTGGAATTCCAGGAATGTGTGTTCCTTACCGAGCACCTGGAGTTCATTGGAAGTAGATAGCAGCACCAACACATTATCAGAGTGATGAATAAAATGGAACACTTGCAGAGAAAACAAAGATGCCAAAGAGCATACCGTTGTCCCGACACCTAACAAATTGAAACTTGTCACATTAGACACACCACAAAGAAGCTTGGATTGATCTCCGCCAAGTTTACTTCCACACATACTTTTGGACAAAAAACTGTATTTGTGACGGCGTAGATGAATCGAAGCCCTGTCAAGGGATGGCATCTCATTTATTGAAATACCTCCACGGAAGCAGACACCATCCACATCTAGGCGTAGATAGGCAACCATGGGGGCTGAGATAGCCAGCAGGTCGCCATACCAATTGGAGCCGCCATCGATAATCAAGGTCTTCAATGTTGGGGATGCAATGTCGGAGAGGAATCCGCCCCATGAGCAACTTTTCAAAACTAAGTTCTGGAGCGAGTCAGAGGCGATCGAACGGATCTCACAGGTGCAATGGTCCAGTTCCAAATCCTCCAAAGAGCAGCACACTGAGCTAAGATGCTCCGCGAAACGATCGTCCAGAGATACGTGGCAGAGATGCAGCCTTCTGAGGCGCCAAGAACTGGGGCTCAGATTCAATCCCTGACGCTGACAACTGATGACATGACCTGGTCCTGGTGTGCAGTATTTCATCGCACGTCGGAGCCATGCTGCTGCTTGTCGGCCGCTGTATTCCCAGCCTTGTATTGCACTGTCAGAGCAAACATAGGTCTGAGGTCTGCAGCCCCTATCAATGTCCAGCCTGAATGAATCCAGCA
This sequence is a window from Miscanthus floridulus cultivar M001 chromosome 10, ASM1932011v1, whole genome shotgun sequence. Protein-coding genes within it:
- the LOC136486975 gene encoding MEIOTIC F-BOX protein MOF-like isoform X2, encoding MEIAEGTRKRTRASDGGGESSTGGLDRLSALPDCLLHVIMSSLKARQVVQTCVLSTRWKHLWRSVPCLDIDIVEFRTKAAAPASSSGGSDSSSDSDDSDSDLGSNQDKGKGWDEFEDFTVNLMLRCNIALLDSFRLDIDRGCRPQTYVCSDSAIQGWEYSGRQAAAWLRRAMKYCTPGPGHVISCQRQGLNLSPSSWRLRRLHLCHVSLDDRFAEHLSSVCCSLEDLELDHCTCEIRSIASDSLQNLVLKSCSWGGFLSDIASPTLKTLIIDGGSNWYGDLLAISAPMVAYLRLDVDGVCFRGGISINEMPSLDRASIHLRRHKYSFLSKSMCGSKLGGDQSKLLCGVSNVTSFNLLGVGTTVLGKEHTFLEFQNLRNLLLDDCDLSDDFRILRFFHWGSPNLEKVTLRHCKFPGDSEDKEGTRKLDKTSSSGCCCGLDFLRDANVELEIIHKDGDACRSAGELVRHLPNLKGTTDAVPDAAAAPAEHPVPHSTGVGPRRGTRRRMTSVRISGPA
- the LOC136486975 gene encoding MEIOTIC F-BOX protein MOF-like isoform X1 encodes the protein MALALALQDTYSMEIAEGTRKRTRASDGGGESSTGGLDRLSALPDCLLHVIMSSLKARQVVQTCVLSTRWKHLWRSVPCLDIDIVEFRTKAAAPASSSGGSDSSSDSDDSDSDLGSNQDKGKGWDEFEDFTVNLMLRCNIALLDSFRLDIDRGCRPQTYVCSDSAIQGWEYSGRQAAAWLRRAMKYCTPGPGHVISCQRQGLNLSPSSWRLRRLHLCHVSLDDRFAEHLSSVCCSLEDLELDHCTCEIRSIASDSLQNLVLKSCSWGGFLSDIASPTLKTLIIDGGSNWYGDLLAISAPMVAYLRLDVDGVCFRGGISINEMPSLDRASIHLRRHKYSFLSKSMCGSKLGGDQSKLLCGVSNVTSFNLLGVGTTVLGKEHTFLEFQNLRNLLLDDCDLSDDFRILRFFHWGSPNLEKVTLRHCKFPGDSEDKEGTRKLDKTSSSGCCCGLDFLRDANVELEIIHKDGDACRSAGELVRHLPNLKGTTDAVPDAAAAPAEHPVPHSTGVGPRRGTRRRMTSVRISGPA